Proteins from one Mucilaginibacter jinjuensis genomic window:
- a CDS encoding DNA-3-methyladenine glycosylase family protein — protein MFASFNHDNFHHICDQLAAADTDLALIINNYGYPLLWSRPNSFESLVHIILEQQVSLASALSALNKLKEAIQEITPGRVLLLTDEELKACYFSRQKTAYVRYLAEALLCGQINLKAFEDLPDDEIRAQLTALKGIGNWTVDVYLMFVLHRADIFPIGDLAAVQSMKKVKKLSPNISREEMVLLAQQWQPYRTVATMLLWHDYLSRRKNSV, from the coding sequence ATGTTTGCCAGTTTTAACCACGATAATTTTCATCATATCTGCGATCAGCTGGCCGCAGCAGATACCGATTTAGCTTTGATCATCAATAATTATGGCTATCCTCTATTATGGTCACGCCCTAATTCGTTTGAGTCGTTGGTGCATATTATTCTAGAGCAGCAGGTTTCACTGGCTTCTGCTTTATCAGCCTTAAACAAATTAAAAGAGGCCATACAGGAAATTACACCCGGCCGTGTACTGTTGCTTACTGATGAAGAATTAAAAGCATGTTACTTCAGTCGACAAAAAACGGCTTATGTACGCTACCTGGCCGAGGCATTATTATGCGGCCAAATTAATTTAAAGGCATTCGAAGATCTGCCTGATGATGAGATCCGTGCCCAGCTTACTGCCCTCAAAGGCATTGGCAACTGGACGGTGGATGTTTACCTGATGTTTGTGCTGCACCGGGCAGACATCTTCCCCATTGGCGATCTGGCTGCTGTACAATCGATGAAAAAAGTAAAAAAATTATCGCCCAACATTAGCCGTGAAGAAATGGTGTTGCTTGCCCAGCAATGGCAACCTTACAGAACTGTGGCTACGATGTTGCTATGGCACGATTATCTGAGCAGGAGAAAAAATTCCGTTTAA
- a CDS encoding carboxy terminal-processing peptidase codes for MFKKLYILLVLGTALACKAAPGHPPVPAGPGDLHPDEQQSVVLKEVAELISKYNYKKVELNDSISKVIFDRYLKSLDENHNYFLAADIKSFEPYQNVLDEDIKNGNLDDVFFIFNTYKKRYNEHIKYSLAQLDKNFDFTKNENFTYDRDSLPFIATQAEMDAQWSQRVKYDLLNLKLANADMAKNKETLRKRYENLLTQSNKLANTDVLQLFMDALTNAIDPHTNYFNPANAAEFNIDMSRSLEGIGASLISENEYVTIKTIVPGGPADKSHQINIDDRIIGVAQGKTGEFQDIVGWRVDNAITLIRGAKGTVVKLKILPKGKNASDKPKIVEMVREKIILQDQSAKKEIRTYNENGKTVKIGIIYVPAFYLDFNAYKAGDPNYKSTTRDVKLILDTLKRENVDGVVMDLRQNGGGSLVEAVDLTGLFIKTGPVVQVRDTKNRVEVDEDEDPAIAWTGPMAVLVDRFSASASEIFSGAIQDYGRGMVIGTQTYGKGTVQSVIDLDQVISPSIRDMVANITTKGGAKKAIGSMSKFGQLNLTMAKFYRISGGSTQHKGVTPDITFPAIIPLDKYGEDTEPSALPYDMIKQSEYTKVGDFSAVLPQLRKMHDDRMNASPNYKYLQEDIADFKKHDNEKSVTLNEEQLKKQRDADEEKAFERNNLRRVALGLPALKKGESRPKKEDLDFLKIEAGQILTDYISLGNKLTAAPVKSNP; via the coding sequence ATGTTTAAGAAACTATATATCCTACTTGTTCTGGGCACAGCATTGGCATGTAAAGCTGCGCCAGGCCACCCGCCAGTACCTGCAGGCCCCGGCGATTTACACCCCGATGAGCAACAGAGTGTTGTTTTAAAAGAAGTTGCCGAACTGATATCAAAATACAACTATAAAAAGGTTGAACTGAACGATTCTATTTCGAAAGTGATTTTTGATCGCTATTTAAAATCACTGGACGAAAACCACAATTACTTCCTGGCTGCGGATATCAAAAGTTTCGAACCATATCAAAACGTGTTGGATGAGGATATTAAAAACGGTAACCTCGATGATGTTTTCTTCATTTTTAACACTTACAAAAAGCGTTATAACGAGCATATCAAATACTCTTTAGCACAGCTTGACAAGAACTTCGATTTCACCAAAAACGAAAACTTTACTTACGACCGTGATAGCCTGCCATTTATTGCCACCCAGGCCGAGATGGATGCGCAATGGTCGCAACGCGTAAAATACGATCTGCTTAACCTTAAACTGGCTAATGCAGACATGGCTAAAAACAAAGAAACGCTTAGAAAACGTTACGAAAACCTGTTAACCCAATCTAACAAACTGGCCAATACCGATGTATTGCAATTGTTTATGGATGCGTTAACCAACGCCATTGACCCACACACCAACTATTTTAACCCGGCCAATGCAGCTGAGTTTAATATTGATATGTCGCGCTCACTGGAAGGTATCGGTGCATCACTGATCTCTGAGAACGAGTATGTAACCATTAAAACCATTGTACCGGGCGGCCCTGCTGATAAAAGCCATCAGATTAATATTGATGACCGTATTATTGGCGTAGCGCAAGGTAAAACAGGCGAGTTTCAGGATATCGTAGGTTGGAGGGTTGATAATGCCATCACCCTGATCCGCGGCGCTAAAGGCACTGTGGTAAAATTGAAGATATTACCTAAAGGTAAAAATGCTTCAGACAAGCCTAAGATTGTAGAAATGGTTCGTGAAAAGATCATTCTGCAAGATCAATCAGCTAAAAAAGAAATCCGTACTTATAACGAAAACGGCAAAACTGTTAAAATAGGTATCATTTATGTGCCTGCTTTTTATCTCGATTTTAACGCCTACAAAGCCGGCGACCCTAACTACAAAAGCACAACCCGCGACGTAAAATTAATTCTCGATACCCTGAAACGCGAAAACGTTGATGGTGTAGTAATGGATTTACGCCAAAATGGTGGTGGTTCATTGGTAGAAGCGGTAGACCTTACCGGCTTGTTTATTAAAACCGGCCCTGTTGTACAGGTTCGTGATACTAAAAACCGCGTAGAAGTTGACGAAGACGAAGACCCAGCTATTGCCTGGACAGGCCCTATGGCTGTACTGGTTGACCGTTTCAGTGCTTCGGCCTCTGAGATCTTCTCTGGTGCGATCCAGGATTATGGCCGCGGTATGGTTATCGGCACCCAAACTTATGGTAAGGGCACTGTACAAAGCGTTATCGATTTAGACCAGGTGATCAGTCCATCTATCAGAGACATGGTGGCCAATATCACTACCAAAGGCGGCGCTAAAAAAGCGATCGGCAGCATGTCTAAATTCGGCCAGCTAAATTTAACTATGGCCAAGTTCTATCGCATCAGCGGTGGTTCTACCCAACATAAAGGTGTAACACCAGATATTACCTTCCCGGCTATTATCCCATTGGATAAATACGGCGAAGATACCGAGCCATCTGCTTTGCCTTATGATATGATTAAACAAAGCGAGTATACCAAGGTTGGCGATTTTAGTGCAGTATTACCGCAATTGCGTAAAATGCACGACGACCGCATGAACGCCAGCCCTAACTATAAATACCTGCAGGAAGACATTGCCGACTTTAAGAAACACGACAACGAAAAAAGCGTAACCTTAAACGAAGAGCAATTGAAAAAACAACGCGATGCCGATGAAGAAAAAGCCTTCGAACGCAACAACCTGCGCCGCGTAGCTTTAGGCCTACCTGCATTGAAAAAAGGTGAAAGCCGCCCTAAGAAAGAAGACCTCGACTTCCTGAAAATTGAAGCCGGCCAGATATTGACAGATTACATTAGCCTGGGCAACAAATTAACCGCTGCGCCGGTTAAAAGCAACCCATAA
- a CDS encoding outer membrane beta-barrel protein: MNKKIVLMLLALSSAATTLKAQTEKGTQTLGGTIGVSTSKNTVDMAPPSSYTPYSYILKTTTFSIGPNYSYFVANKLDLGASLGYSYQNMKFFDEDVLADNPEKVKTQSFLAEVYLRKYFLYDNKIGIRTGPFVAYQYGKSTNSLSDIPNVPNVPYSVPQKSTTVAGGVLLDFVYFPYKKVGLAASMGSLSYTHQDSKEPSYNYKSTTDSFGFNFFSSVNFSVFYAFGK; the protein is encoded by the coding sequence ATGAATAAAAAAATTGTTCTGATGCTGCTTGCATTAAGCAGCGCTGCTACTACCTTAAAAGCCCAAACAGAAAAAGGAACCCAAACATTAGGCGGTACTATTGGCGTATCTACAAGTAAAAACACGGTTGATATGGCCCCTCCAAGTAGTTATACCCCATATAGCTACATACTTAAAACAACCACGTTTTCGATAGGGCCCAACTATAGTTATTTTGTGGCCAATAAGCTTGATCTGGGTGCCAGTTTGGGTTACAGTTATCAAAACATGAAGTTTTTTGACGAGGACGTACTTGCCGATAATCCTGAAAAAGTTAAAACGCAATCATTTTTGGCTGAAGTTTATTTAAGAAAGTATTTTTTATATGATAATAAGATAGGGATAAGAACTGGGCCTTTTGTTGCTTACCAATATGGTAAAAGCACCAATAGTTTATCAGACATTCCTAATGTACCAAATGTACCTTATTCTGTACCCCAAAAATCTACCACAGTAGCTGGTGGTGTACTGTTAGATTTTGTTTACTTCCCGTACAAAAAAGTGGGCCTGGCAGCATCAATGGGTTCGCTAAGTTATACCCACCAGGATTCTAAAGAACCGTCGTATAATTATAAATCAACTACCGATAGTTTTGGCTTTAATTTCTTTTCGAGTGTTAATTTCTCGGTATTCTATGCTTTTGGCAAATAG
- a CDS encoding DinB family protein, producing the protein MNTIANNIENTSKALLEVILSIPKEKFDTIPFEGSWTAGQVTEHVLKSCAGFVDVLEGNVKPADRNAEEHVQMLRDIFLDFDHKMKSLEFILPTHNTHDRQVIAADLANTLAGIAAVAKVEDLNLLCTDFEMPNLGHLTRIELINFVDVHTQRHIHQLKNIRTYLVN; encoded by the coding sequence ATGAATACAATTGCAAATAATATTGAAAACACATCAAAAGCATTACTGGAAGTAATTTTATCGATCCCTAAAGAAAAGTTCGATACCATACCGTTTGAGGGCAGCTGGACCGCAGGCCAGGTGACAGAACATGTGCTGAAATCATGCGCAGGATTCGTAGATGTTTTAGAAGGAAATGTAAAACCTGCAGATAGGAATGCTGAAGAGCATGTGCAAATGTTAAGGGATATATTCCTGGACTTTGATCATAAAATGAAATCGCTCGAATTTATTTTACCAACGCATAATACACACGATAGGCAGGTTATTGCTGCTGATCTGGCAAACACATTAGCCGGTATTGCCGCAGTTGCTAAAGTTGAAGACCTAAACCTGCTTTGCACTGATTTTGAAATGCCTAACCTGGGCCACCTTACCCGTATAGAGTTAATTAATTTTGTTGATGTGCATACACAAAGGCATATCCATCAGCTAAAAAACATCAGGACTTATCTCGTTAATTAA
- a CDS encoding ligase-associated DNA damage response exonuclease has translation MPRKPLLEFTDKGIYCAKGKFYIDPWKPVDDAVITHAHADHAYVGHKHYLAHHLSREVLYYRLGEINLQTVEYGETVMKNGVEVTLFPAGHVIGSAQIRVVSQGEIWVVSGDYKTEDDGVCAPFEPVACHHFISECTFGMPVYQWKPQTQLFADMNNWWQHNLENNQATVVVGYSLGKAQRIIQNLDLSIGKIYTHGVIENTNEALRRNGVILNPTTRITVDSNKDEVRKGIIIAPPSAVGSPWMRKFQPYSFGYCSGWMAIRGAKRRRAADRGFVLSDHADWNGLISAIDATGCESVYLTHGYTASFTRYLSEIGFDAHEVHTLYGGEEEEVAPSQPSLEGRGLDEQLNKVSPPGGDLEGAIL, from the coding sequence ATGCCCCGCAAACCACTGCTCGAGTTTACTGATAAAGGCATTTACTGCGCCAAAGGGAAATTTTACATTGACCCCTGGAAACCTGTGGATGATGCCGTGATTACCCATGCCCATGCCGATCATGCTTACGTTGGTCATAAACACTACCTTGCGCATCACCTATCGCGCGAGGTATTGTACTACCGTTTGGGCGAAATCAATTTACAAACCGTGGAGTACGGCGAAACCGTAATGAAGAACGGTGTTGAAGTTACCCTCTTTCCTGCCGGGCACGTAATTGGCTCTGCGCAAATCAGGGTAGTTAGCCAAGGCGAGATCTGGGTAGTATCAGGCGATTACAAAACCGAAGATGATGGTGTATGTGCGCCCTTTGAACCGGTAGCTTGCCATCACTTTATATCAGAATGCACCTTTGGGATGCCCGTTTATCAATGGAAACCACAGACACAATTATTTGCTGATATGAATAACTGGTGGCAACACAACCTCGAAAATAACCAGGCCACCGTTGTTGTAGGTTATTCTTTAGGCAAAGCACAGCGCATCATTCAGAACCTCGACCTATCTATCGGTAAAATATATACACATGGAGTGATCGAAAACACGAACGAAGCCCTGCGTCGTAACGGTGTAATACTGAACCCTACCACACGCATTACGGTAGATTCTAACAAGGATGAAGTTCGTAAAGGCATTATCATAGCCCCGCCATCAGCAGTAGGTTCGCCCTGGATGCGTAAGTTTCAACCTTATAGTTTTGGTTATTGCTCAGGCTGGATGGCTATTCGCGGGGCCAAACGCCGCCGCGCCGCAGATCGTGGCTTTGTACTTTCAGACCATGCCGACTGGAACGGACTCATCAGCGCCATCGACGCGACGGGTTGCGAGAGTGTTTATCTCACCCATGGTTATACCGCCAGTTTTACCCGTTATTTAAGTGAAATTGGTTTCGATGCGCATGAAGTGCATACATTATATGGTGGTGAGGAAGAAGAAGTTGCCCCTTCCCAACCCTCCCTGGAAGGGAGAGGTCTGGATGAACAATTAAATAAAGTCTCCCCTCCGGGGGGAGATTTAGAGGGGGCTATTCTATGA
- a CDS encoding ATP-dependent DNA ligase, with protein MKAFAQLFLSLDETNKTNEKVRILKEYFNAVPDTDKMHMLALFTGRKPKRQINSTLFKLWALEALHLPAWLFEESYHVVGDLAETIALLFPQNTEQSSSKTLTEWIAEINGLSTFTEEEKKTWLQYSWSILDTQERFVFNKLMTGSFRVGVSQNLVVKAVADIANLDANVLTHRIMGSWAPEEYTFAQLIQPKQDAEDISRPYPFFLAYPIQETSTVQKSVEDLQSALGDASEWQAEWKWDGIRAQLIKRDGQLFIWSRGEDLSTDKFPELHPFMKDLPDGTVLDGEILSFRNGLPLPFNVLQTRIGRKNLTKKILEDSPVSLIAYDCLEYNGEDIRYKTQTERRAILEDLHRDNTYPEIFNISPLINFNSWNELSETRGQSREMIAEGIMLKRKNATYQVGRRRGDWWKWKIDPLSIDAVMIYAQKGHGRRADLYTDYTFAVWDGDKLVPFVKAYSGLTDAEINKVDYFVKRNTLEKFGPVRTVKPELVFEIGFEGINKSTRHKSGVALRFPRILRWRHDKSKEEADSIETLKALLGGE; from the coding sequence ATGAAAGCATTTGCCCAACTTTTCCTCTCGCTCGATGAGACTAATAAAACCAACGAGAAGGTTCGCATACTGAAAGAATATTTCAATGCCGTACCCGATACCGACAAAATGCACATGCTGGCCTTGTTTACCGGGCGCAAACCCAAAAGGCAAATCAACAGCACTTTGTTTAAACTATGGGCTCTGGAAGCCTTGCACTTACCGGCATGGCTGTTTGAAGAAAGTTACCACGTAGTTGGTGATCTGGCCGAAACCATTGCGTTGCTCTTCCCTCAAAATACGGAGCAAAGCAGCAGCAAAACATTAACGGAATGGATAGCAGAAATTAATGGACTATCTACTTTTACTGAGGAGGAAAAGAAAACCTGGCTGCAATACTCCTGGTCTATCCTGGATACCCAGGAACGTTTTGTATTTAACAAGTTAATGACGGGCAGCTTCCGCGTAGGCGTATCGCAAAATCTGGTGGTAAAAGCCGTTGCCGACATTGCCAATCTGGATGCCAATGTACTTACACACCGTATTATGGGCAGCTGGGCTCCCGAGGAATATACTTTCGCGCAGCTTATTCAACCCAAACAGGACGCGGAAGATATATCGCGCCCCTACCCCTTTTTCCTTGCTTATCCTATCCAGGAAACCTCTACTGTACAAAAATCTGTGGAGGATTTACAGTCAGCATTAGGCGATGCATCTGAGTGGCAAGCCGAATGGAAATGGGATGGCATCCGTGCGCAATTAATTAAACGCGATGGCCAGCTTTTTATATGGAGCCGGGGCGAAGATCTTTCAACAGATAAATTTCCTGAATTGCATCCTTTTATGAAGGATTTGCCCGACGGTACAGTACTCGATGGCGAGATACTTAGTTTTCGTAACGGTTTGCCTCTACCCTTTAATGTGCTGCAAACCCGTATCGGGCGAAAGAACCTGACGAAAAAAATTCTCGAAGACAGCCCGGTTTCGCTCATTGCTTATGATTGTCTGGAGTATAATGGCGAAGACATCCGTTATAAAACACAGACAGAACGCAGGGCGATTTTGGAAGATTTGCATCGGGATAATACTTACCCCGAAATCTTCAACATCTCACCATTAATTAATTTTAACAGTTGGAACGAACTCAGCGAAACCCGCGGGCAATCGCGCGAAATGATTGCCGAAGGTATTATGCTGAAACGCAAAAACGCTACCTATCAGGTTGGCCGTCGCCGGGGCGATTGGTGGAAATGGAAAATAGACCCGCTCTCCATCGACGCAGTAATGATCTATGCCCAGAAAGGCCACGGCCGCCGGGCCGATTTATACACCGACTATACCTTCGCTGTTTGGGATGGCGATAAGTTAGTCCCCTTCGTCAAAGCCTACTCTGGCCTAACCGATGCCGAGATTAATAAGGTAGATTACTTTGTGAAGCGCAACACGCTCGAAAAATTTGGCCCGGTACGCACCGTTAAACCCGAACTGGTTTTTGAGATTGGCTTCGAAGGGATCAATAAATCAACCCGGCATAAATCAGGCGTAGCATTGCGCTTCCCAAGGATACTGCGCTGGCGGCATGATAAATCGAAAGAAGAGGCGGATAGTATTGAGACGTTGAAAGCATTGTTGGGAGGAGAGTAA
- a CDS encoding DUF1835 domain-containing protein produces the protein MEKALHILNGDDTLKGFNDSGLDGDVIVWREVLSEGPVCKTIDSEFWKMRAKWISETFKVTPEYYFERQVDKLAQFNCPHEEINLWFEFDLHCQINMLAAMQLIEQQVDLSEKAIYLISPDSYPGIEDFRGMGQLDGEQLEYLFDGRLRLTEYDFRLAEEAWSLYVKGDITELQNWIDTNPFWGSLHLLKAAMQAHVKRLTVNADGLGYIEQKLLGIQQSGVADRIEIYKHFWADEKIYGMGDRELDIYLDKLGL, from the coding sequence ATGGAAAAAGCACTCCACATCCTCAACGGCGACGATACTTTAAAAGGTTTTAACGATAGCGGCCTCGATGGCGATGTTATTGTTTGGCGCGAGGTACTTTCAGAAGGCCCGGTGTGTAAAACTATCGACAGTGAATTTTGGAAAATGCGTGCTAAATGGATCAGCGAAACTTTTAAAGTTACGCCCGAATATTATTTTGAACGGCAGGTTGATAAGCTCGCCCAATTTAATTGCCCGCATGAAGAAATTAACCTTTGGTTCGAGTTCGATCTGCATTGCCAAATCAATATGCTGGCAGCCATGCAACTGATAGAACAGCAGGTTGACCTGAGCGAAAAAGCCATCTATTTAATTTCTCCCGATAGCTATCCCGGCATAGAAGATTTCCGTGGTATGGGCCAACTCGACGGTGAACAACTGGAATACCTTTTCGATGGCCGCCTGCGCCTTACCGAATACGATTTCCGCCTGGCTGAAGAAGCCTGGAGCTTATATGTAAAAGGCGATATTACCGAATTACAAAACTGGATAGATACCAACCCTTTCTGGGGTAGCCTGCACCTACTTAAAGCCGCCATGCAGGCCCATGTTAAACGTTTAACCGTAAATGCAGATGGTTTGGGTTATATCGAGCAAAAGTTATTAGGTATTCAGCAAAGCGGTGTGGCTGACAGGATTGAGATTTATAAGCATTTCTGGGCTGACGAAAAGATTTATGGTATGGGTGATAGGGAATTGGATATTTATTTGGATAAATTAGGTTTATAA
- a CDS encoding HAL/PAL/TAL family ammonia-lyase, with product MISVGQSTLPLNDFAEVIFNNQQVELDKTALDNVTTNYNFLTKFSSNKLIYGINTGFGPMAQYKISDDSLLQLQYNLIRSHSSGSGNLLPAHLVKALMVARLNSFMQARSGVHPDVVHLLADLINKNIAPCIFEHGGVGASGDLVQLAHLGLVLIGEGEVIFEGEVRPTAEVFAEQGVKALTIHGREGLAIINGTSAMTGIGMTNVIRAQKLLDWSVMLSSMVNEIVEAYDDHFSYELNIVKRHRGQNEIGTQMREILKDSKLIRDRSEHLYNPDNLDQEVFEDKVQEYYSLRCVTQILGPIYDTIQYAGDVLENELNSVNDNPVIDHENNNVFHGGNFHGDYVSLEMDKLKIAITKLSMLSERQLNYLLNQKLNQKFPPFVNLGVLGLNFGMQGVQFTAVSTVAENQTLSFPMYVHSIPNNNDNQDMVSMGCNAALMTKKVIDNSFEVLTIQLMTIIQAIEYMGCQDRLSSASASVYSQVREIFPAFVEDVPQYKTQKKIREFLETAGSFIPAQAN from the coding sequence ATGATAAGTGTTGGACAAAGCACGTTGCCCTTAAATGATTTTGCAGAAGTTATTTTCAATAACCAGCAGGTTGAGCTGGATAAAACGGCTTTAGATAATGTTACCACTAACTATAATTTTCTTACCAAGTTCTCGTCAAACAAGCTGATTTACGGTATCAATACCGGTTTTGGCCCAATGGCGCAGTACAAAATAAGCGACGATAGCCTTTTACAACTTCAATATAACTTAATCCGCAGCCACTCATCTGGCAGCGGCAATTTGCTGCCTGCCCATTTGGTGAAAGCCCTGATGGTGGCACGATTGAATAGCTTTATGCAAGCCCGCTCTGGCGTGCACCCGGATGTGGTTCATTTGCTGGCTGATCTCATCAACAAAAACATCGCACCTTGTATTTTTGAACATGGTGGTGTTGGTGCAAGCGGCGATTTAGTGCAATTAGCTCACTTAGGCTTGGTGCTGATTGGCGAAGGCGAAGTAATTTTTGAAGGCGAAGTTAGGCCAACTGCAGAGGTATTTGCAGAGCAGGGTGTTAAAGCCTTAACTATTCACGGCCGTGAAGGCTTGGCCATTATTAACGGTACTTCGGCTATGACGGGTATCGGAATGACTAACGTGATCCGCGCACAAAAGCTGCTGGATTGGTCGGTTATGCTGTCATCAATGGTGAACGAAATTGTAGAAGCTTATGACGATCACTTCAGTTATGAACTGAATATTGTTAAACGCCACCGCGGCCAGAACGAGATCGGCACGCAAATGCGGGAGATACTAAAAGACAGCAAACTGATCCGCGACCGTTCGGAACATTTATATAACCCTGATAATTTAGATCAGGAAGTATTTGAGGATAAGGTACAGGAGTATTATTCGCTTCGCTGTGTAACCCAAATCCTGGGTCCGATTTATGATACCATCCAGTATGCGGGTGATGTTTTAGAAAACGAGCTGAACTCGGTAAACGACAACCCGGTGATCGACCACGAGAACAATAATGTTTTCCACGGTGGTAACTTCCATGGCGATTATGTATCGCTGGAAATGGATAAGCTGAAGATTGCCATCACCAAGCTTTCCATGTTGTCAGAAAGACAATTGAATTACCTGCTGAACCAAAAGCTGAACCAAAAATTTCCGCCGTTTGTAAACCTGGGTGTATTGGGCTTAAACTTTGGTATGCAAGGTGTGCAGTTTACGGCAGTATCAACTGTGGCTGAGAACCAAACGCTATCGTTTCCGATGTATGTACACAGCATCCCAAATAATAACGACAACCAGGATATGGTGAGCATGGGTTGCAATGCAGCTTTGATGACCAAGAAAGTGATCGATAACTCGTTCGAAGTATTAACCATTCAATTGATGACCATCATTCAGGCGATTGAGTATATGGGTTGTCAGGATAGGTTATCGTCTGCATCTGCCTCGGTTTATAGCCAGGTGCGCGAGATATTCCCGGCGTTTGTGGAAGATGTGCCGCAATACAAAACGCAGAAAAAGATCAGGGAGTTTTTAGAAACGGCAGGTTCATTTATCCCTGCACAGGCAAACTAA
- the fabG gene encoding 3-oxoacyl-ACP reductase FabG: protein MKCALITGGSRGIGRAICLKMAALGYYVLINYKSNTAEAEETLRLIKDNNGDGELLPFDVSAKEQVQQVLGLWIEANEAKPIEVLVNNAGIRDDSLLAWMTDEQWDNVISTNLDSFFYTTRLVLNSMMMNRFGRIINVVSLSGIKGLPGQTNYSAAKAGLIGATKALAQEVGRQGITVNALAPGFIKTDMTEGLDEKELRNQIPVRRFGLPEEVAHAAAFLASAESGYITGQVLSINGGLYS, encoded by the coding sequence ATGAAGTGCGCACTAATTACCGGCGGATCTCGTGGCATTGGCAGGGCAATTTGCCTTAAAATGGCCGCGCTGGGTTATTATGTACTCATTAATTATAAAAGCAATACGGCCGAGGCTGAAGAAACACTTCGGCTGATTAAAGATAATAACGGTGATGGCGAACTGCTGCCTTTTGATGTATCTGCCAAAGAGCAGGTGCAGCAGGTTTTAGGGCTTTGGATCGAAGCCAACGAAGCCAAACCCATCGAAGTGCTGGTAAACAACGCAGGCATTCGCGACGATAGCCTGTTGGCCTGGATGACCGACGAGCAGTGGGACAACGTAATAAGCACTAATCTCGACAGTTTTTTTTACACCACCCGTTTAGTGCTAAACAGCATGATGATGAACCGTTTCGGTCGCATCATCAATGTGGTCTCGTTGTCTGGCATTAAGGGCTTACCGGGCCAAACCAATTATTCGGCCGCTAAAGCTGGGCTAATTGGTGCTACCAAAGCACTCGCGCAGGAGGTTGGCCGTCAAGGCATTACCGTAAACGCACTGGCACCCGGCTTTATTAAAACCGATATGACAGAAGGTTTGGACGAAAAAGAACTCCGCAACCAAATCCCGGTTCGTCGTTTTGGTTTGCCGGAAGAAGTAGCGCATGCAGCGGCTTTCCTTGCTTCGGCAGAATCGGGTTATATCACCGGTCAGGTTTTATCTATTAACGGTGGTTTATATTCTTAA
- a CDS encoding 3-hydroxyacyl-ACP dehydratase, which translates to MLPQSAIPLIPQKAPFVMVDELLHADETTAKCSFIIRKDNPLVDQGIFQEGGLLENIAQTAAAQAGYKAQAENKPVAAGFIGSVRDFEVFALPKTGDELITEITVEDQVFDVTVISGKVWHSAKLLASCEMKIFIQQNNV; encoded by the coding sequence ATGCTACCGCAATCTGCAATTCCACTCATCCCGCAAAAGGCGCCATTTGTAATGGTTGATGAGTTGTTGCATGCCGATGAAACTACGGCAAAGTGCAGCTTTATCATTCGAAAAGATAACCCATTAGTGGATCAAGGCATTTTTCAGGAAGGCGGCCTGCTCGAAAACATAGCCCAAACCGCAGCTGCACAAGCAGGCTATAAAGCACAAGCCGAAAACAAACCGGTTGCTGCCGGGTTTATCGGTTCAGTAAGAGATTTCGAAGTTTTCGCACTGCCAAAAACTGGTGATGAACTTATAACTGAGATTACGGTAGAAGATCAGGTTTTCGATGTAACGGTAATATCGGGTAAAGTTTGGCACAGCGCTAAACTACTGGCCAGCTGCGAAATGAAAATATTTATACAGCAAAATAACGTGTGA